A single window of Aminivibrio sp. DNA harbors:
- the rplM gene encoding 50S ribosomal protein L13 has product MSDSRSFMAVKEKVEHKWYIVDATDKPLGRIASQVAKILMGKNKPTYTPHVDCGDFVVIINAEKAKLTGNKRLKSTVHYYTGYLGGFRSATYGDMMDKKPVQLMERVVKGMLPRTRLKLHRKLKVYAGPEHPHAAQRPVAIEV; this is encoded by the coding sequence ATGTCGGACAGTCGTTCCTTTATGGCCGTAAAAGAAAAGGTCGAGCACAAGTGGTATATCGTTGACGCCACGGACAAGCCTCTTGGCCGTATAGCGTCTCAGGTCGCCAAGATTCTCATGGGGAAGAACAAACCCACTTACACCCCCCACGTTGACTGCGGCGATTTTGTCGTGATCATCAACGCTGAGAAAGCGAAGCTCACCGGCAACAAGAGACTCAAGAGCACCGTCCATTACTACACCGGCTACCTCGGGGGATTCCGCTCCGCCACCTACGGCGACATGATGGACAAGAAGCCTGTGCAACTCATGGAGAGAGTCGTCAAGGGTATGCTCCCCAGAACGCGCCTCAAGCTCCACAGGAAACTCAAAGTGTATGCGGGACCGGAGCACCCTCACGCGGCGCAGCGGCCCGTTGCCATTGAAGTGTAA
- the rpsI gene encoding 30S ribosomal protein S9 yields the protein MQNTAYCWGTGRRKCALARVRVRPGDGTIKVNERTVEDYFPRVAWQLSALQPLKTAGLEGKIDVFVRASGGGLTGQAGAVRLGIARALLKLNPELRPVLKKNGLLTRDPRMVERKKFGQKGARGLRQFSKR from the coding sequence ATGCAGAATACAGCATACTGCTGGGGAACAGGAAGAAGAAAATGCGCCCTGGCTCGCGTGCGGGTTCGCCCCGGCGACGGGACGATTAAAGTCAACGAAAGGACTGTGGAAGATTATTTCCCGAGAGTTGCGTGGCAGCTCAGCGCTCTTCAGCCACTGAAAACCGCCGGACTTGAAGGAAAGATCGACGTTTTTGTCCGTGCTTCCGGCGGCGGCCTGACCGGCCAAGCCGGTGCGGTACGGCTCGGAATCGCCAGGGCGCTTCTGAAGCTCAATCCCGAGCTTCGTCCTGTCCTGAAAAAGAACGGGCTTCTCACCAGGGATCCCCGCATGGTGGAACGGAAAAAGTTCGGCCAGAAGGGTGCCCGGGGACTTCGCCAGTTCTCAAAGCGTTAA